In the Bacillus horti genome, AGTGGAATAAATAAAAGCTTAACACCAATCATAATTATGTGGTTGGTGTTATTTTTAAGCTGCTAAACTTTTCAGGTATTGTCTGTACTCTAATGGTGTCATACCATTCAATCTCTTTTGGTATCGATGGCGATTGTAATATTCTATGTAGTCTATAATGGCTGCTTCCAACTCCTCATACGTGCGAAATCTAGCAAGATAATACATTTCGGATTTTAACATTCCCCAAAATGATTCCATCGGACCGTTATCGATGCACCTAGATACCCTCGACATGCTTTGAATCATTTCTGCCTCATCTAATTTCTTCTTAAATTTTTTGCTCGTATACTGATAACCACGATCACTATGAAAGATAGGACGAGCATTTGGGTGAGCTTGGT is a window encoding:
- a CDS encoding IS3 family transposase translates to LHLKSVCRRKRKTYIQSTPQVTAENILNREFSSTEFGTKWLTDVTEMKYGTQSKAYLSAILDLADKSIVSFVIGHSNNNDLVFTTFDLAHQAHPNARPIFHSDRGYQYTSKKFKKKLDEAEMIQSMSRVSRCIDNGPMESFWGMLKSEMYYLARFRTYEELEAAIIDYIEYYNRHRYQKRLNGMTPLEYRQYLKSLAA